From Malus sylvestris chromosome 1, drMalSylv7.2, whole genome shotgun sequence:
AACCCATTTTTACAAACCACTCAACCACTGGCTTACAGCCGCTCTTAGCAGCTCCCAACAGAGGGGTCCTGAAATCCACGTTATTACCCTCTTCCACAAGACATTCCATAGTACCAAACCTAGAGTACAGGCAAGCAAAATTAAATGCCCAGTCAGCATCGACGTTCAGGTTGTTAATTCGGGCAGCCTTCAATATGATGCGCACAATCTCTGTATTCCCAAAACTAGACGCTTGAACCAAAGAATAATTGAAAATGCCACTCTCCACACCCCCTTTCACCAGCATACCAAACAAACCTGGTATTGCAGTAGTTTCCCAATTCCCAGATGTGCAACCCAGATCGAAAGAAGTAGAGGATAAATATAGGGGAAGGCAAGCAGCATAGAAGGCCATTGAGAAGTCTTTTGATGTAAGCTGGTTACCAGCAAGATCTAGAAAGGTTTTCAATGCCGATAACTGAAGTTGGATCTCATCAGCCTGTACGTTGTAATTAGCTCTATCCTTACTACCCCGATGACCACTAAAATTGAAGCCTGGCCCTATCCATTCAATAAACTCATGAATTTCCTTAGCAATAGGTTCTCCCTCTAATAACACATGACCATCGCATTCCAGGACAAAATCACGTAACCTTTGAGCCATTTCAGTGACTGCACATGCAATAGTACTTGTCGTTCGGCCATGAAAAGCTTGAACACACGATGCCATAAATGAAGTCCTCACAACAGCTGAGCCGAAGTCATGTGCACCATTGGCGACGATCTTCTCAATCAGACCCATGATTGCATTGCTTTCTTCCTGGGTGCTTAAGAACCATACTGAGTCCAAGGTGATGCACAAAGCATCATTCAGAGCTTGTGGACCAGCTAACAGAATCAAGCTCTCTGATAGCTTCCAATCATAAAAACTCACCGCACGCTGAAACAAGTTGTCCCACTCATTACTTTCTTGCGTTGTGAGTTTCTGTACTGGCCTAAATGTCTCACTTTTCTCCATATTATCGACCACAAACAAATCTACTCAAACtatcactcaattttcacaaacAGAACCATCAAAGAGGAATAAGACGATAACGAAAGAAACCCATTTGCTCCATTGCCTCATTGCCGAATTTCAATTCCACCAAACCCAATTGATTAAATCGATCAAAAAATGCATAAATCACAAGCTGGTTTGCAAAAGATTATTTATTCCCTATTGCTCTTTTTTCTCCTTCGAGCATTACTCCAAGTTAACAAATTGAAAGCAAATTTCCCAACCGGCAACAGCAAAGAACCTAAAATCAAACCctaaaattcatgaatttctAAGCATGCTGGTGTGGAGAGACCACCCAAACCAAGCAAATCAGAGACACGAGTTCGAATTACCTGGCAATGGTTGGAGTATCACCGGAAAACTTATAAACCCTAATTTCGGCGAACCAAACCCAGACGTCGATAAACCTCCTACTCTGATTGATTGTGGTCGACTAGACTGCGACGAGAAAGAGCTTTGTCAATACTGGGTGTTTCATGGTTTCCCTCCTTATTGAGTCAAAGTATGTCATGCCTTGGTCTTCGGAAAGGTCCTGTATGTTATAAAGCTAACTTTTGCTAGCCGGTGCAACGTATCACATTGTTTAATTTCGTAATTATAACATAAAATAATTGCACTTAAAGAGAGACAGAAAGATATATTGATATTAttgttttcacttcttttcttttatgtgtGTTATGATCATACATGAAATGTTTCTTTTATAGAGTTATATCCGTGAAGAATCATAAAAGTGAAATGCGTGACTTTTTGAAAAATATCATACAACAATAACAATGTTATTATTCTTAAGTCTTCCTTACTTTTCATCTTTGGCTAAAATATGTAGACATTCACTCCCACAACTTTTACGACACTATATTAGTATTATGATTTCACTAACATTAcatgtataaaaataaaaaagtaatctTATGACATGTTTGTTGAGTCGTAATTAGAACTGAATCTATGTAAAATCACAGtccaatttttcattaaagttgtTACAagataatttggtatcgaaaTATGAGATCTATTGACTTATATAAGCTGTTTACTAATTTTAACACAATCGAAATTTAAAACCAATTTGATTAGTAAAATGCCCATGAGAATACTACCCGGACGAAGAGACCAATTCCTTTAAAATGAGGAGTAGAATTCTCTAGCTTGCACAGACTCTGTGTTAAAGGTGGGTTTGACCGTGCTTGGGCCGACCCATTTACAGTCACCCACGTGGGTTTGGTCACGTTTGGGTAGCCCATTTAATAAACGAATTATGTTTTGTTTGGCCCACTTAATACAACATTAAGTCTAGCCCCGCCCGCGGCCCTGATCCATTAAAACCGGGACCATGCTGGGTCAAGTCACTAAACGGGCCAACTTTGACAAAACAAACTTTAGTTATTTCAAAAAATCTTATTTGAACATGTTATTAAGATAAATATCACTAATATTAAGTCTTACTAACcttaaaatgtatgtttgtaattgaaaaaaatatgagTAAGTGAGATTATTCAAAATGGGTTAGGGTCGCAGGTCGTACTCGACCCATGATGAGCCCGACGGGCTATGGGCTAGTCGGCTCTTTGGACCTAAATTTTAGGCCTACATTGCTCATGTCTTACAAATCGTGTTGTGATGTGCCTTATTTAAGTGATGTACTGCATTTGTGCCGACCCACCCGTTTGACACTTTTAATGTGTGTTTTGATTTatccataaataataaatacataAGTAATCTGtagttaaaatataatttttcatttcttaTTACGAATTAGTAAACGAGGcgaaaaaagtttgaaatattaaccaaaaaccCAAGCCTACGGGGATATAAAAGTCATTTTGTCACACACCCCAATTAACCTTTGCCTTCGTACCAAAACATCCGGTTTACAACCAGAGTTAGCGTTTCAGCTCCTTCCTGTTTggttagagagaaaagaaaggaaaataaaaagatgCGAAAGTTCGATCCATGGTCGGTGTTCTTCAAGCGCGAGTGGAGACGGAACTGGCCGTTCCTGGTCGGTTTCGCCATCACCGGCACGCTCATCACCAAGTTCTCTCTCGGTCTCACCGGTACTCCATCTGACCCTTTCTATCTCTATCTGtgaatatatacacatatatagatATAAagatatgtatgtatatttgcATATGTATATGCATTTCAGTAAGCTGGATTTTGTTTGGACTGATTTGGGGCTGTACAAATTTTGCAGAGGAGGACGCGAAGAATTCTCCGTTCGTGCAGAGGCATAAGAAGAAGTACGCATCTGAAACCCTAATATCTTCAAAAATTTCACCCTAACTTAAGTTTAGTATAATTAATTTCTCAATCAGTCATTGATCAAAAAATCTGGTAATCCCTGCTAGTTAATTTGTTACTTGTTTTTTCACTGATTTTCTCACTTGCTTGTGTATGTAATGTGGATTTTGAGAAGAAATGTGATTATTTAGTAATTGAGGTTGAATTTATGAACGACAATGTTTCGGTCAGCATTGATATTTCGTGGTTTTGGGCAATGTTTGGAAATTGAACTAAGTTTTTTGTTGTTCAATGAGTCATTCATGTTCACTTTAGCACAATGGATGAATGAATTCGGGACTGCTATTATATGAATCAAACGAAACTCGATAGAATATCGGGTcagtattttttcttttgtgagtCTGCCCTTAGCAATGATTCATCAGCACAAAGTAGGGCGAGATGATGTATAAATTTGCTTGAGTTATATAATTAGTAGTGCTTGATTTGTATAAATGGTTTTCCTTTTGAGTTGGTCAATCGGTTCATAGTTGTTAATATCTTTCCGAGTTCTCATAGATAAATGTATAGATTTCATGATAGCAAAAGCAAGAAATCAAGTTTTGTTTAGTAGAATAAGGTTAGCTATCCGTTTACTCCCACACTATTGTCTTTGATGTGTGCTGGATAGTGGTTTGAGATAATGAGTCGTAGTGGATAGTTGCATTGAAGACTCTATTGGATTACTTTCGAACAATACGTATAGAGTGAGGCACCCCTCATTGTTGTTGATTGCATTGACTTACCAATAGCTCGCAGTCATCTGAAATGTCGTTCAAGAATCAcgtgttttgttaaaaaattACCATCTCATTTGTCGCTGCCTTCAAACAGTATATTTGTGGCCAATAAACTGCACAGAGATGAGCTAGCTTGAGTGTGCATGCTTGAGTTGAACAAATCGGCTAAGCTTTGCTGCAGATTATGTATTATCAATCAACTCATAGTTTGTAGGAATTGAGTTGAGATCTTttttataaaggaaaactaaggaaaaagacttgaaaactttgagttttaacgaaaatgacaaaataaagggtaaagtgaatagtactatgattgattttttagtgtaaaaatgtgatttttcgttaaagtaaacagtatctgaagcttttcgttaaagtttcctttttATAATGGTTATACGTTACCACCTGACTACACACAGAAGCAAGATCGCCTATGTGCTATTGTTATTGTGTTCCATTGatatttatttgcaggtttttgTTTATCTGTATGTGATTGCCAAGGAAAGAAAGTTACTAATATTGCGCCCGTATTTGTTCTGCTTTCAGGTGACTTAGCCGGGCACCCAATGTAGGTCAGCACTTCAGTCGGCCAGACGACGAAAGGCGTTTAATAACTATTTTATCTTGGTTCTTTTCAACCTAGCACGGTTCATGATGATGTACACATAAGTTTTTAGAACAAGTCGTTATGCAACATTTGCTCTAGAAGAAAACCCTGCGTGATTTGCTTTAGTTTGTTAAATGCACGCTGCTTTTCGACGGGGAAATTCGGTCTTTTCGCCTTAATTACGGCCTCAATTGTGTCCCCGATGTCTTGCTTGATTTTGGTTAACTATGTATGGTTTTGGTAATCACATTTGGATAAAATATATAGCAAACACTTTAGTATGGATGCtgatgaaattttaaatttatagaatTCCTTATGGTTCGACCGGTAAAGTGTTACAGGTAACAATTCATTTGAAATCAATTATATTCAGGGTCTATGAGATACGAGATTTTTCATGGATAATCCAAAATGATTTGCAATGGATAAATTTAATGATGACTTCTATCGATTTTTTCGGAATAACCCAAAATGATTTATAGGAGACAAATAGAGTAATTTTGTAAAGTGAATTAGCAAGTTGTCATTGAACGATTACAAACTTTAAGTGGGTCACAATTGCAATTTACCTGGAAATTAGTACTGAAACAACTATTTTGCCTTCTACTTTCTTTTCCGTTTTACGATTTTACCACCAAGTGAAGCAAATTAATCTGCTGGAATTAACATATCTAGCACAATGGCCGTCTTAGCTCAGCTGGTAGAGCGCGTGGCTTTTAACCACGTGGTCGTGGgttcgattcccacagacggcgtctcatagtttattataattttacttatttatccatcataattttatttttatctttattttatttttttttaaattttataacaGTGATGAACCATGTCTGAATTCTGATTATCGCTGAGATTTTTGCTTCTCCAAAATTTATCCACCTCACCTGCAACTCCAAACCCATAAACTCCGACGATGAACCGGGCCCACCTCACCTGACTAACCAATCCCTCCCCGAAGCGCTTCTTCACACAAAaatggcggcggcggcggcagcAGCGGCGAGAATAAACCTCTTCTTAAACCCCACAAACCCCCTCAATTACAAAGCCACCGCCCATTTCAGAACCCACCTCCGCTTCCAAAGAAGAAGAACCAAAGCTACGTCTTTCTGCACCCGCGCCTCCGCTGCTCCCCGCCACGACGATGCATCGGGCGCCGGAGGCAGTGACCCTTTTGTCCTCACCACTCCGCTCTATTACGTGAACGCCCCTCCCCATTTGGGTAGCGCTTACACCACCATCGCCGCCGACGCCATTGCTCGCTTCCAGAGGCTTTTGGGTAAGAACGTCATTTTCGTCACCGGCACTGACGAGCACGGTGAGAAGATTGCCGCTGCCGCCGCTGCTAATGCAGCCGCCCCAGCTCAACACTGTGACCTCATTTCACAATCTTACATTTCGCTCTGGAAACAGGTCATTTTATTTACCCTCCATTGGAAATTTACCGCTTTGTTGGATTGGCGTTCAAATTacagttctttttttttctttctttttttgtgattGCAGTTAAAAATTTAGTAATTTTGTTGAATTGGTGTTCATATTACTGTGCTTTTTCACTTTTTGATTCCGGGTGTTTGTGGTGATTGCAGTTAGATATATCTTATGACAAGTTCATTCGGACTACCGACCCCAAGCATGAGGCAATTGTCAAGGAATTTTACTCCAGAGTTCTTGCCAATGGAGACATTTACAGGGCTGACTACGAGGGACTTTACTGTGTTAACTGTGAAGAGTATAAGGTCACTTTCTGCATCTGATTTCGATATGCCTTTTGTTTCACTAACCCTCAACTTAAACTGACTCAATTAAGCTTATTCGTAATGAAACTTTCTTCTGTTTAGATGGCATTTTTGATTACTTGTGTTTTTGGTAAAATGAAGTTGTGCATCCTTGTGCTAATTTGAAGAAGTTGGCGCAATTGCTCGAAGAATGAAAATTTGGCCATTTGAATACATTGTCTGCATATCTACTGAGCTGTTTTCTCTGGAGTGCTTCTGTTGTGTCTTTAGTTAATGGTCTGATTTCGTTAGTTGTAAATGTTGCACAGGATGAGAAAGAACTGCTTGAGAACAACTTTTGCCCTACGCACCTAAAGCCATGTGTTGCACGAAAAGAGGATAATTACTTTTTTGCATTGTCCAAGTATCAAAAATCGTTGGAAGAAACATTGGCAACAAATCAAGAATTTGTACAGCCTCCATTCCGTCTTAATGAGGTTAGAAACAAAGTACATTGGTTtactttattttgttattttctttaGATATGAAAATGCAAATGTAATTCAAATACCCACCATACAAGCCATTTGAGATGTCTTCTGCCTGCTGTGCCAATTACCGTTTCTTTATTTGTTTGTCACACTCCATCCTGCGAGTGCATATACAGTTATATTAGACTAATAGTTATTAGGGGGCGTGAAAAACTTAAATTGGGGTGCTGATAACGGTACTCGTATAGTTTTATAAGTAACTAATACATGTTTTACCTTTTCCTCAAGGTTCAAGGTTGGGTTAAAAGTGGCCTAAGAGACTTTTCCATTTCTCGAGCATTAGTGGATTGGGGCATCCCCGTTCCTAATGACAGCAAGCAGACAATATATGTTTGGTTTGATGCTCTACTGGGGTAAAGTTCTTTCTTCATCCAGTCCCCCTTCCCTTGTATGGCTCATACTCGTGGTATTTGTTAGGCTATGAGTACTCCTCCAGTATAGTctgtttttattttgtcatataAATCCAAATATATGGCTAACATAGATTGATAACTAAGTTCTCAGACAATTGTTTGTTTCTTAGTAAATAGAAGATTAGTACTAAACCTGTTTTATCTTGTCACTAGATGTTTCTTTAGAATCTTTACTTCTGGTTTCTCTATTGTTTTTTGTGAATACTCACTAGACTATTTTTATTGGATATAtatgtttcaaaaaaaattaacagttaTATATCAGCACTATCAGAGGATATGGAGCAACCCAATTTGGAAAGAGCCGTCTCATCAGGGTGGCCTGCCTCACTACACTTGATTGGCAAGGTATGTTGATTTCTATACTTTGTAAATAAACTTGTTTGTTCACCTGTATGCTCCTTTTAATCAGCTAGTCTAATTAGTTTTATATCATTTGGTTAAACTTATGAATCTCAAACTTCCAAATGTTTGCATGAAGTGATACTATCTGTTCACTTTTAAACCCAACTAAGTGTTCCTGGACAGAGGAGGAGATAACCTAGGATGGTactcaaaataaatatgctcatttTACATTCCCTCAATTTTTTGACTAGCTTCATGTTCTTTCCATTGACTGTTGTCAAAGGCACTAAAAGAAGTGTTTTATTCTTATTTCTGACTTTCATATAGTGGATTCTTTATTATAGTTGATATTTCGTATTCTTCTGCAGGATATTTTACGTTTCCATGCAGTTTACTGGCCAGCTATGCTTATGTCTGCGGGACTAGATCTTCCTAAGATGGTGTTTGGTCATGGATTCTTGACAAAGGTATTTGAGCCTAGTATATATTTATGGTTTCTTCTAAAACTAGATATACTTGTATTGGTATTACAAAAAGCCCAATTGTTTGTTGTGGATTTTTTTCAGGCCTCTTGTTAACCTTAGCTACATGCACTGAATTGACTCGTGAATTCTGCATTTAAAAGCATAATTACAGTGTACTGCATACAAGTTAAAACGATGACTGTAATAAATGCTAGTCCATTTTGAATTTTCATCTcatatatgtaattttatttcatgCAGCAATGTTTTTTACCTTTTAAATTATAGGATGGTATGAAAATGGGGAAGTCGCTAGGGAATACGATTGAACCAAATGATTTGGTTCAGAAATTCGGGTCTGATGCAGTGAGGTACTTCTTCCTAAGAGAGGTGGAATTTGGAAATGATGGGGACTATTCAGAAGAACGTTTCATCAATATTGTCAATGCTCATCTTGCAAATTCAATTGGTATCTCTATTCATCGTGTCATTAAATTCTCTTTGGGTTAGTCATTGGTAGCGTCTTAGCATTTTTATAATCTTGAGAAATTAAGTTTCTATTCTTTGCAGGAAACCTGCTTAACCGTACCCTGGGACTTCTTAAGAAAAACTGCCAATCAACTTTGGCAGTTGATTCAAGTATTGCAGTTGAAGGAACTACATTCAAGGACACAGTGGAGAAATTGGTAAAAGTTTCATGACATTTCCAAtaccattgtttttttttaagcatgTCAAATTAGGGGAATCACTTTATTCGAGGTGCTTTAGATTTGCAAGTCATTTAAACGATTTTGACATTGCGATTTGTTTGTATGGAATTCAGGACATCATTATCCTTTATATAACTGCTTGAGACCTTCTAACCTAGGTGTCCCAACTTTTCCATACTTTTATAGGTTGAAAAAGCTCGGGTTCATTATGGAGACCTCTCTCTGTCATCAGCTTGTGAGGCTGTGCTAGAGATCAGCCATACTGGAAATTTATACATGGATGAGCGTGCACCATGGTCACTCTTTAAGCAAGGGGGTGCTGCTTCTGAAGCTGCCGCGAAGGTTCTCATAACATACATAAATGCATAGGGTTGTCTGTTTGTCTTATTTAGCGTTtgcatatttccttcaataagGAGGTCAATTCTTGACTCTCGATTCTACACTGCTGTCTAATCATACATATCAGCTGAACTCAAGTACTCGAATCAATATTCACGTCGATTCAAAGTTAACTTTGTAGTTGATGGCCAATACATATTGCCTTTTATTGAAAGCTGGAGTTTTCGCGCAGGACCTTGTGATAATACTAGAAACAATGAGGATTATAGCAATTGCATTATCACCTGTCACGCCGAGCTTAAGTTGGAGAATATATGGACAGCTTGGCTACTCAAAGGATCAGTTCGATGCTGCTACCTGGGTCTCTCTCAAACACTTCTATACATGTATGCAGGTCTGACTTCCCCAAACACTAGTTTTACGAACTAACTTGCACTTTTGTACTGCAGAGCGACACCAAGTGGGGCGGGCTAAAGAGTGGTCAGGTCATGGCGCAGCCTAAACCGATCTTTGCAAGGATTGAAAACCCAACGGAAGAAGAAAACGGGAAGGAAACACCTAAAAAGGCGGTAAAAAAGCAGAAGCTACCCCAAGACAAACGGGCAGTAGAAGCTTAAAGATTCATACTTGGAATGCCTTCTCTACCCCTCATGCCATTTTAATTTTCGCATACAAATCGTGAAGGATCACGTATTGCTTTGTACCTTTTTTTCTCCAAGGATTACAATTACAAACTTTTTGTGTATGATcatattatttttcaaatacGTGTAGTTTTCAATAAATCGTTTTATCTTTCAGATGTGCAAAAACTTATAGCCTTCTTgaagttgaaaaaaaagaagaaatttgtATAGTTAAAGACGAGAAAAACTTTCATGGGTAGGGCTGACGTAGTATGGACACAACGGGTATTTGGAAACAACCGCACTATGCCATTCGTTAGCCCTACCCAAAATTTTCTCTGCATCATCCCACATAGTTCCACCTAATTTCTGCAGGGGGGAGAGGCAGGAACAAGAGGGGGAAccaacaacaaagaaaaatggaaGCTAAGTGTTATGGAAAAGGTAAAGCTTCTTGATATAAAACTCTCAAATACCATCCAAATTGTTCAAGTAAAACCgtcacaaaaacaaaatagtaaaaccgtcacaaaaacaaaatagtaAAACCACTTATTCTTCTACTTGAGAAACATATGGAATAGAGATGTATCACACGGTGGAGGCAAGCAAATCTACAAAAATGCGCCGCCACCCCTCACATTCTATGCTACACCGTCGACTAACTTTTGAGGACGCCAAGTCTTGCGCGGAAATCATCCTCCATGAGGGGAAGACCATCGCGCAACTTAACCTTTGGTTCCCATCCCAGCAGCTCCTTTGCTTTCGAGATGTCAGGCTTCCTCTGGCGAGGATCATCAGGTGTGTTTTCAACCATTATGATCTCTACCTTAGGATTGATAAGCTGCAAATCACATGATCAAGTAATCAGTTACCCGTATAAACTTCATGGTAATAAGCAGTTTGAAGACTATTGGAAGTTCGGGTTCTCAAGAAGGAATACAAACTTACCTCCTTGACATTCTCTGCAAGTTCAAGCATTGTAAATTCACCTGAAAATGGAAGTGTTAATAGCGTCCACGAAATAATGCTACAAAGCTAAATTGCCTCCCTGTTACTCAGACTTCGAATATTAACCTGGATTGCCAATGTTGATCGGTCCGGTGTTGTCTCCTTGCATAAGTCGAATGAGGCCATCAACCTTCAGAATTAAAATGTAGGATTAATTTGTTGTATAAACACCAGATGGAGACCAAAATTAATTGTCTGCATGAACAtgaagtaaaataataaaatcgtCCTTACCATGTCAGACACATAGCAGAAACTCC
This genomic window contains:
- the LOC126615098 gene encoding ankyrin repeat protein SKIP35-like, whose product is MEKSETFRPVQKLTTQESNEWDNLFQRAVSFYDWKLSESLILLAGPQALNDALCITLDSVWFLSTQEESNAIMGLIEKIVANGAHDFGSAVVRTSFMASCVQAFHGRTTSTIACAVTEMAQRLRDFVLECDGHVLLEGEPIAKEIHEFIEWIGPGFNFSGHRGSKDRANYNVQADEIQLQLSALKTFLDLAGNQLTSKDFSMAFYAACLPLYLSSTSFDLGCTSGNWETTAIPGLFGMLVKGGVESGIFNYSLVQASSFGNTEIVRIILKAARINNLNVDADWAFNFACLYSRFGTMECLVEEGNNVDFRTPLLGAAKSGCKPVVEWFVKMGCRDTELCIALVAATSSNQADVAAYLLHQLPDDLLAQRSFNILKAVGRVGGVNSLKGVAFLLGSDFLGDPATTYTVADTFAGSGDDDDANPELRAFLQEHWSERAFSDGIQQGQEHYMNIVRVLKWGESPICLAVLPPELRVAIAYLPLYRECVNAAGSRLVSQRLRGQLVEAVIRLGGGVLDGVNQCRELLAVLERRLPQFN
- the LOC126633972 gene encoding ATP synthase small subunit 6, mitochondrial-like, with the protein product MRKFDPWSVFFKREWRRNWPFLVGFAITGTLITKFSLGLTEEDAKNSPFVQRHKKK
- the LOC126621408 gene encoding methionine--tRNA ligase, chloroplastic/mitochondrial-like → MAAAAAAAARINLFLNPTNPLNYKATAHFRTHLRFQRRRTKATSFCTRASAAPRHDDASGAGGSDPFVLTTPLYYVNAPPHLGSAYTTIAADAIARFQRLLGKNVIFVTGTDEHGEKIAAAAAANAAAPAQHCDLISQSYISLWKQLDISYDKFIRTTDPKHEAIVKEFYSRVLANGDIYRADYEGLYCVNCEEYKDEKELLENNFCPTHLKPCVARKEDNYFFALSKYQKSLEETLATNQEFVQPPFRLNEVQGWVKSGLRDFSISRALVDWGIPVPNDSKQTIYVWFDALLGYISALSEDMEQPNLERAVSSGWPASLHLIGKDILRFHAVYWPAMLMSAGLDLPKMVFGHGFLTKDGMKMGKSLGNTIEPNDLVQKFGSDAVRYFFLREVEFGNDGDYSEERFINIVNAHLANSIGNLLNRTLGLLKKNCQSTLAVDSSIAVEGTTFKDTVEKLVEKARVHYGDLSLSSACEAVLEISHTGNLYMDERAPWSLFKQGGAASEAAAKDLVIILETMRIIAIALSPVTPSLSWRIYGQLGYSKDQFDAATWSDTKWGGLKSGQVMAQPKPIFARIENPTEEENGKETPKKAVKKQKLPQDKRAVEA